The Anaerolineae bacterium genome window below encodes:
- a CDS encoding ribonuclease HI family protein, which yields MTEAARVPAGSEAQHAEPALVVIFDGGSVGNPGPGYGSYAFLWPGQVPEVHRLCLGPQMTNNEAEYETLNAALEALLQRLESMGQDPARVRLEVRGDSQLVINQLSGRWRVRNDRLRQRWLKAQVLLQRFGQIVLQHQPRSWSVAVLGH from the coding sequence ATGACTGAAGCAGCTCGCGTTCCAGCCGGATCAGAGGCACAACATGCTGAACCCGCCCTTGTCGTGATCTTCGATGGTGGCAGCGTGGGAAATCCCGGCCCTGGATATGGCAGCTACGCCTTTCTTTGGCCTGGGCAGGTGCCAGAGGTGCATCGGCTATGCTTAGGCCCCCAAATGACCAACAACGAGGCGGAGTACGAGACCCTGAATGCTGCCTTAGAAGCGCTTTTACAGCGCCTGGAGAGTATGGGACAAGATCCCGCTCGGGTACGCTTGGAGGTACGAGGCGATAGCCAACTGGTGATTAACCAGTTAAGTGGGCGTTGGCGCGTCCGCAATGATCGCTTGCGGCAACGCTGGTTGAAAGCACAAGTCCTCTTGCAGCGATTCGGCCAGATTGTGTTACAACATCAACCGCGGTCGTGGTCAGTGGCAGTATTGGGACATTGA